AACCAGTAAGCAGGTTTCCAATGTCGTTTCTCTGTTGAAAAAAAACGGCTTGGTGGATCGAGTAAAAGGGAAGTACTACCAAAAGCCTGAACCTGGAATTGCGCTTGAAAAACAGGCGGACCAAGGAGAAACTGTAGCCCCTAAATCATAAAAAAAAACCGAATCAGTATGTGAATAGCCCGGTTTCTTTTGTTTAGGTACAAGCTTGGAAATTGATTCCCAAAGTATTATTCTATCAGCACAGATTCCGAAATGAATTGATAAAAATAAAATCAAGGCGAGGATTTTATAAATGAACGCTTTTTTCAAACTTATCCAACCACCAGATGGTGTTCCTGTTCAGAGATGCCACACTTTACTGACATCTGCAGGCCTGTCCGGCCCGCCGGGGTTGTTGACCCGTCCCGAAGGCTTAAACTATCTGAGCCTGCAAGGCTTAACCCAAAAACTTAAAAACGCCATCCACCTTGCCTGGGCAACGGGGGTTGGCATGGTACCAGAAACTGTGATGCAGGGATATTACCGGCACATCAGGTGACGCCGGCCATGGATATGCAAGCATGAATATGCTATAATTGAGCATTACGTTTCATCAACCCTTCAAGAAAGAACCATAACCACCATGTCAGCGTCAGCATATACTCCCCCCTGGAAACAGGCAGAAAAAAAACGTGCAGCCAGCCAGAAACGTTCCTCGTCCAGGCAATCTCATCCCTTTCTGGCCCAGGATCCCAAGGCGGTCGTGGGCCAGTTCCACGATCTGCCCGTTGAAAATCTCTCGGATTACGGGGTCTATCTGAGCTTTGGCCGTGACAGGGTTCTCCTCCCCAATAAGTACGTGCCAGACGGCGTTGCCGTCGGGCAGATCATCCGCGTCTTTGTTCATACCGATTCCGAGGATCGGCCCGTGGCCACGACCCTGACCCCGGCCGGGGTGGTGGGGGATATCGTTGGGCTGAAAGTCCGGGATACGGCGACCTTTGGCATCTTCATGGACTGGGGCCTTGAAAAGGACCTGCTGGTTCCCCGAAGCGAACAGGAAGGCCGGATGGAACCCGGGGAAACCCATCTGGTTAAGATCTGCCTGGACAAGTCTTCCCACAGGATCTTTGGCTCCACCCTGACGGCAGGATTCTGCGACGGGGACGCTCGGGATCTGGCAGCGGGGCAGGAGGTGGATCTCATCATCCACAGCATCAGCCCCATCGGTTATACCGCCGTTATCAACCGTTCCCGCACAGGACTGCTCTATAAAACCGAGACGTTTGAAGACCTGGCCGTGGGCGACACATGCAAAGGATACGTCCTGCGGATCCGGGAGGACGGCAAGGTGGACCTGACCCTCAAACAGCCGGGCTATGCCTCGGTGGAGGGATCGGCCGAAAAAATAATAGCGGTCCTTTCTGCCAATGGCGGCGCCAGCCCTTGCCATGACAAGAGTCGGCCCGAAGAGATCCAAGCCGCCTTTTCCATGAGCAAGAAGGAGTTCAAGCGGGCCGTGGGCAAGTTGTACAAAGAGGGCCGGATTGCGCTGCTCAGAAGCGACGGGATCCGCCTCATATCATGACGAACAACGATATTTTAAGGCGCCTGCGCTACGCCTTTGACATGAGCGAAGGGGAAATGGCGGCCATCTATGCCCATACCGGCACTCGGCTACTCAGGGAGACCGTCACCTGCTGGTTAAGGTCATTGAAGGCCTTTTCCTAAAAGGCGATCTTGATTTCAAGGTTTCGATTCGTTCATCATTCATCCTGGCCCTTCTTCCGGTTTAACGGCGATCCATACCACATGCCGGCCGCCCCTGCCCGGGGCAACGGCGCTGACCGAGACAGCCCTTGCCTTGAATCCGCAGTTGGCGAGGCGGCGGGTAAAGACGGGATCATCCCCGGCGGACCAGATGCCGAGGACACCGCCCGGGGTCAAGGCTCTGAAGGCGGCTTTCAGTCCGTTTTCGGCATAAAGGCGGTTATTGGCGTCCTGGGTCAGCCCTGCAGGACCGTTGTCTACATCCAGGAGAATAGCGTCAAAAGCGTGTGTCTGCCGATGGATCGCCGCCCCGACATCCGAAGCGTCCACCCTCACCCTGGGATCATTCAAGGGCATTCCGGCCAAGTGTCCTAAGACCGACCTGTTCCAGGCAATTACCTCTGGGATCAGTTCAGCCACCAGAATCCTTGCATCCGAAGGCGCCAGCGCCAGTGTCCTGGCCAGGGTATAGCCCATGCCCAGGCCGCCCACCAGGATACGCAATCCAGATCCCCGCCCTAACGGTTTCTGCCCCATATGCTCAAAGGCCAGGTTGGCCAGGGCCTCTTCTGACCCGTGCATCCGGCTGTTCATCAGTTCTGTTCCGCCGGTGCGGATGGAAAACTCCTCGCCCCGCCTCCGGAGAATCAATTCATTTTTCCGGCCCGGCACCGTTGCACGGTCGATTTCTTCCCAAGGGATCATTAATGGTCCTTTTATATAAAAATTTCAATAAATTGCTGAATTACTATCATTTTTCGTTGTGGGATTAAGCCTATCAATGGATATGTCAGGTTAGCCCATGGCTGCTATTCGGTATCAATGCCCGCCCAGTATCCCACAGATTCCAGCGGTTAGGAATAGGAAGGATGCTGGTGAATAGGGCTTCATTCCCTAAAGCGTGGATGAAAATGAAGCGCTGGCTAAACTAAAAAACGGCTTAGAGCTAACACTTATATGTTAAAACTTAATCTAAACTAAAAGGTTCCTGATGGGCAATAGGTTTTCGTTTTTTCCCAACCATCCGCTCCGGATTTGTAACTTTAAAAAACAATGAGAGCCATACCCGACAGCTCAATTTGCCAGGCTTGGCCCACGACAAAGTTTAAAGAAAAGATGGCGTACTTATCGATATATCCACTGCTACGGGAGGTGCCGGGTAA
Above is a window of uncultured Desulfobacter sp. DNA encoding:
- a CDS encoding S1-like domain-containing RNA-binding protein, encoding MSASAYTPPWKQAEKKRAASQKRSSSRQSHPFLAQDPKAVVGQFHDLPVENLSDYGVYLSFGRDRVLLPNKYVPDGVAVGQIIRVFVHTDSEDRPVATTLTPAGVVGDIVGLKVRDTATFGIFMDWGLEKDLLVPRSEQEGRMEPGETHLVKICLDKSSHRIFGSTLTAGFCDGDARDLAAGQEVDLIIHSISPIGYTAVINRSRTGLLYKTETFEDLAVGDTCKGYVLRIREDGKVDLTLKQPGYASVEGSAEKIIAVLSANGGASPCHDKSRPEEIQAAFSMSKKEFKRAVGKLYKEGRIALLRSDGIRLIS
- a CDS encoding DUF1456 family protein, whose amino-acid sequence is MTNNDILRRLRYAFDMSEGEMAAIYAHTGTRLLRETVTCWLRSLKAFS